A window of the Microplitis mediator isolate UGA2020A chromosome 5, iyMicMedi2.1, whole genome shotgun sequence genome harbors these coding sequences:
- the LOC130669045 gene encoding uncharacterized protein LOC130669045 has protein sequence MASADEIRIKIIKFTLDLYGNNLIPRNVVQKVIDYIQEFIRDILIPSLDQQISSLLENKCNINIVNDVKATLNYSKKLFEPVSSEHLRFALYRRMGCFITPEKFVIGQANVERTSEDGLVYVNNEDVYAIHMPLAPKLTLFFQIPGVFSQVVNNMTMLRKEKKILANIVQGSLWENLSASHENKLFLPMNIFYDDLETKNPLGSHAGRNKIGVTYATIPCLPTHIVSRLDSIFLATLFYSNDRKIFTNKRIFKKLLDDIKLLQTDGIEIIVDNVKRKIYFECTLILGDNLGLNGVLGFVESFSAHYPCRMCCMKNSVLQKAIIEDKQLLRTVENYEEDIETNDVSLTGIKEKCIFNQENHFHVCKNESVDIMHDVFEGSGNYSMSMILYRLIFIDSLLTYDILVNRMETFQYGLLETSNKPPVMKLENISNKNMLKMSASEMTCFIRYFGLMIGDLIPRNNSVWKLYLKLRQIVDIITAPKLLRDHAIVLDDLVKEYNTLYIEFVGPLTIKSHNMTHYGRLMLQNGPLVHCWSMRCESRNREIKAIANATCCTKNLLYTIAVKDQLKMTSTIISSDFSNNISFGPKKQGDYSEIKKTYFPATVDYDFECYKHISISGQKYQKNTVVFVDVTDNNDPLFGKIDEIFSVNGKLSFLMYSMQSKFFDEHYHAFCVCISSESNMMKEINTLPDVVPCLLVKKKEEYYVATRHLI, from the coding sequence ATGGCATCTGCAGATGAGATCaggattaaaattatcaaatttacttTGGATTTATACGGTAACAATCTTATTCCGCGTAACGTGGTTCAAAAGGTGATAGATTACATCCAGGAATTTATTCGTGATATATTAATTCCTTCTCTTGACCAACAAATATCTTCACTTCTTGAAAATAAATGCAATATAAACATTGTAAACGATGTGAAGGCTACTTTGAATTAcagtaaaaagttatttgagccGGTTTCATCGGAGCATTTAAGATTTGCATTATATAGAAGAATGGGATGCTTTATAACACCTGAAAAGTTTGTTATTGGTCAAGCTAACGTCGAAAGAACATCGGAAGATGGATTGGTTTATGTAAATAATGAAGATGTTTATGCCATCCATATGCCACTCGCACCGAAACtcactttattttttcaaattcctgGTGTTTTTTCCCAAgtagtaaataatatgacCATGTtgcgaaaagaaaaaaaaattttagcaaaTATAGTTCAAGGTAGtttatgggaaaatttatctgcgtcacatgaaaataaattatttctaccaatgaatattttttatgatgatCTAGAAACGAAAAATCCATTGGGAAGTCATGCTGGTCGAAATAAAATTGGTGTAACTTACGCAACGATTCCATGTTTGCCAACTCATATCGTATCACGATTAGATTCTATATTTTTAGCAACTCTTTTTTATAGTAATGACCGAAAAATCTTCACTAATAAacggatatttaaaaaattacttgatgatataaaattattgcaaactgatggaattgaaataatagttgataatgtaaaaagaaaaatttacttcgAGTGTACATTAATTTTGGGAGATAATTTAGGATTAAATGGAGTTCTTGGATTCGTTGAATCTTTTTCTGCACATTATCCATGTAGAATGTGTTGCAtgaaaaattcagttttaCAAAAAGCGATTATTGAAGACAAACAATTACTGCGTACAGTAGAAAACTACGAGGAAGATATTGAAACGAATGACGTAAGTTTAACTGGAATTAAAGAAAAGTGCATTTTCAACCAAGAAAACCATTTCCACGTTTGTAAAAATGAATCTGTTGATATAATGCATGATGTGTTTGAAGGTTCCGGTAATTACTCAATGTCAATGATATTATACAGATTGATTTTTATTGACTCACTATTAACTTATGATATACTAGTTAATAGAATGGAAACCTTTCAGTATGGATTATTAGAAACAAGCAACAAACCTCCGGTTATGAAACTCGAAAATATATCcaacaaaaatatgttaaaaatgtcAGCGTCTGAAATGACTTGTTTCATTCGCTACTTTGGGCTTATGATAGGCGATTTAATACCAAGAAATAATAGTGTTTGgaagttatatttaaaattgcgTCAAATCGTTGATATTATTACAGCGCCCAAATTACTCCGCGATCACGCGATTGTATTAGATGACCTTGTTAAAGAATATAATACATTATACATCGAATTTGTTGGGCCATTAACAATTAAATCCCATAATATGACTCATTATGGACGTCTGATGCTTCAAAATGGTCCTTTGGTGCATTGTTGGAGTATGAGATGTGAGTCTAGAAATCGAGAAATAAAAGCAATTGCGAATGCTACATGTtgcacaaaaaatttactatatacTATCGCTGTTAAAGATCAACTGAAGATGACAAGTACCATAATTTCTTCAGATTTTTCCAACAACATCTCTTTCGGCCCTAAGAAACAAGGAGATtattctgaaataaaaaaaacatactttCCAGCTACTGTTGATTATGACTTTGAATGTTATAAACATATCTCTATAAGTGGTCaaaagtatcaaaaaaatacagttGTTTTCGTTGACGttactgataataatgatCCGCTGTTTGGAAaaatagatgaaattttttctgtgaatGGCAAATTATCATTCCTAATGTATTCAATGCAATCAAAATTCTTTGATGAGCACTATCATGCATTTTGTGTCTGTATCAGTTCTGAATCAAATAtgatgaaagaaataaatacattACCCGACGTAGTACCTTGTTTATTAGTTAAGAAAAAAGAAGAATACTATGTGGCGACTAGacatttgatttaa